A single window of Aphidius gifuensis isolate YNYX2018 linkage group LG1, ASM1490517v1, whole genome shotgun sequence DNA harbors:
- the LOC122854250 gene encoding putative uncharacterized protein BRD3OS, protein MTEKYETPEDIVEWTQDGIHKRYQDTAMIIFKEQQMKNDTMNYVTIGSSRRTIEYSNYGNQPVIVRRPTALVTQQDSEDIITKNLLKLYKKPRDNCTIS, encoded by the exons ATGACTGAAAAATATGAGACACCCGAGGATATTGTGGAGTGGACTCAAGATGGTATACATAAACGTTATCAAGATACTGCTATGATTATATTTAAG gaacaacaaatgaaaaatgatacTATGAATTACGTGACAATTGGAAGTAGCCGTAGGACAATTGAATATAGCAATTATGGAAATCAACCTGTAATTGTACGAAGACCTACGGCATTAGTTACACAACAAGATAGTGAAGatataataactaaaaatctGCTCAAATTGTACAAAAAACCGCGAGATAATTGCACAATAAGTTAA
- the LOC122854154 gene encoding autophagy protein 5, whose amino-acid sequence MANDREVLREIWEGKIPVCFQLNSEEVSDLQAPDPFYLMVPRLSYFPLCTDKVKKHFLKHIQQDNHDNEMWLEYNGIPLKWHFPIGVLLDIYGEDVQLPWNIVVHFDKFPENEIMHCTNKEVVEAFFMSCIKEADVLKHRGTVVSSMQKKDHNQLWLGLLNDKFDQFWMVNRRLMEASNPEEGFKYIPFRCYSSDEKYVQKLVKPVDEEGQRKTLKHLLNEVFTDGEEVTVKTQGIIPPMDTPLQWLSEHMSYPDNFLHFCLTTS is encoded by the exons aTGGCAAATGATCGTGAAGTATTACGTGAAATATGGGAAGGTAAAATACCAGTTTGTTTTCAACTTAATTCAGAAGAAGTTAGTGATTTACAAGCACCAGatccattttatttaatggtaCCTAGATTGAGTTATTTTCCACTATGTACTGACAAG gttaaaaaacattttttaaaacacataCAACAAGataatcatgataatgaaATGTGGCTAGAGTACAATGGTATTCCCTTGAAATGGCATTTTCCAATTGGTGTATTACTTGATATTTATGGTGAAGATGTACAATTACCTTGGAATATTGTTGtgcattttgataaatttcctgaaaatgaaataatgcACTGCacaaataa aGAAGTAGTAGAAGCATTTTTCATGTCTTGCATTAAAGAAGCAGATGTTTTAAAACACAGAGGTACAGTTGTATCAAGCATGCAAAAAAAAGATCACAATCAACTATGGTTGGGtttattgaatgataaatttgatcaATTTTGGATGGTTAATCGAAGATTAATGGAAGCAAGTAATCCTGAAGAaggctttaaatatataccatTTAGATGTTATTCaagtgatgaaaaatatgtacAAAAACTTGTTAAACCAGTTGATGAAGAAGGCCaaagaaaaacattaaaaCATTTGTTAAATGAAGTATTTACAGATGGTGAAGAAGTCACTGTTAAAACACAAGGTATTATTCCACCAATGGATACACCATTACAATGGCTTTCTGAACACATGAGCTATCCAgataattttcttcatttttgtTTGACAACATCATAA